A part of Syngnathoides biaculeatus isolate LvHL_M chromosome 21, ASM1980259v1, whole genome shotgun sequence genomic DNA contains:
- the LOC133494556 gene encoding caspase activity and apoptosis inhibitor 1, whose protein sequence is MLKKKSTSGEKKRKHPPSEERHRSSKRRSAESSVVDEFADPELDRVGSDIEEGGLDLGVPFKPISDYVSDKKVMLDQCFGVLGEKKLRRMLPEQFKDCNLEEIRQVCWEQLEPISERNIMQILSGEEVTKEDDGSQNAQQEAQNKQKARIVDSTACVKEPEKNDNPQQGVVSSEDSDVLSLNAGDSDIDALKEEPPVKTAESGGERPKPVQAKKDIQNDIDRSVSEILAPAEEDGVDGVQQQAAATAAPCPPSLQQLELLELEMRARAIKALMKASHKNVP, encoded by the exons atgctcaaaaagaAGTCAACTAgcggggaaaagaaaagaaaacacccACCGTCCGAGGAGCGGCATCGAAGCAGTAAGCGTAGAAGCGCGGAAAGCAGCGTGGTG GACGAGTTCGCCGACCCGGAGTTGGACAGGGTGGGCAGTGACATCGAGGAAGGTGGGCTCGACCTCGGCGTACCGTTCAAGCCCATCAGCGACTACGTGAGCGACAAGAAGGTGATGCTGGACCAGTGCTTCGGCGTGCTGGGCGAGAAGAAACTACGCAGGATGCTGCCCGAACAATTCAAG GATTGTAACTTAGAGGAGATCCGACAAGTGTGCTGGGAGCAACTGGAGCCAATCTCGGAGCGAAACATAATGCAGATTCTGTCAG GGGAAGAAGTGACCAAAGAAGACGACGGTAGCCAAAACGCACAACAAGAGGCCCAGAATAAACA GAAAGCCCGCATCGTGGACTCCACAGCGTGTGTCAAAGAACCGGAAAAAAACGACAACCCCCAGCAAG GTGTCGTCTCGAGCGAGGACAGCGACGTTCTGAGCCTCAACGCCGGCGACAGCGACATCGACGCTCTAAAAGAGGAGCCGCCCGTCAAAACGGCGGAAAGCGGCGGCGAACGCCCAAAGCCCGTCCAAGCCAAGAAGGACATCCAAAATGACATCGACAGAAGCGTCAGCGAGATCTTGGCGCCGGCAGAAGAGGACGGCGTCGATGGCGTCCAACAACAGGCGGCCGCCACCGCCGCACCGTGTCCGCCCTCCCTTCAGCAGCTGGAGCTTCTGGAGCTGGAGATGAGGGCCCGCGCCATCAAGGCTCTCATGAAGGCCAGTCACAAAAATGTACCTTAG